A single window of Aspergillus oryzae RIB40 DNA, chromosome 8 DNA harbors:
- a CDS encoding uncharacterized protein (predicted protein), giving the protein MSDCSSAARVDLAQYEALIIEKHLSFTGANYRAQLLETGADLRRAMNGLTSAIEYFCSQGRAERIPLSVLAYTAVPLVLTAIDVKLSPTPAEMTIRKRRLERLGEIVRHSRMLYDVADYVAAGTNHILQLAYITTQEAFLRCSTNAIGSSQMEIESSSGGMSLDASVFNAKRVTNWYDAFLSSPRAYLRISVSLDYSLATGRLPYDNALPLLVRQTPWAKKQQRLPWTIGLDTDDSAVYPDAPRNGRVTEDISSISQISTIPEEQPVDIPEDDDTESQGDARFPFIAAIGESIREETLNLAGSSSPEEGSTGDDAINLNFFEFGSQQLDDILEMETEHTLDADQSQHLGMGASRSGKERADDVGFGHGGFQSIYTSLLRDTVA; this is encoded by the exons ATGTCTGATTGCTCTAGTGCCGCCCGCGTTGATCTGGCCCAGTACGAAGCATTGATTATCGAGAAACATCTGAGCTTCACCGGAGCTAATTATCGGGCCCAGCTGCTGGAAACTGGCGCGGATCTTCGCAGAGCCATGAATGGTTTAACAAGTGCTATAGAGTATTTCTGTAGCCAAGGCCGTGCGGAGCGGATCCCTTTGAGCGT TTTGGCCTATACCGCTGTGCCTCTTGTTCTCACTGCCATCGATGTGAAACTGTCCCCAACGCCGGCAGAAATGACGATCCGAAAACGTCGTCTCGAGCGTCTTGGAGAGATCGTCCGACATTCGAGGATGCTTTATGATGTGGCTGACTACGTGGCTGCCGGGACCAACCATATTCTCCAGCTGGCATACATTACTACACAAGAAGCCTTTCTACGATGCAGCACGAATGCTATCGGCTCCTCGCAGATGGAGATAGAATCGTCGTCTGGTGGAATGTCACTCGACGCGTCTGTCTTCAACGCGAAAAGAGTGACAAACTGGTACGACGCCTTCCTCAGTAGTCCTCGGGCATATTTGAGGATATCGGTGTCACTTGACTATAGCCTTGCAACCGGTCGTCTGCCGTATGACAACGCACTACCCCTGCTTGTCCGTCAGACACCCTGGGCCAAGAAACAACAGCGCCTGCCATGGACCATTGGGCTGGACACGGATGACAGTGCAGTGTATCCAGATGCTCCTCGAAATGGCCGTGTGACTGAGGACATAAGTTCCATATCTCAGATAAGCACTATACCAGAAGAGCAACCTGTCGATATCCCCGAAGACGATGATACCGAGAGCCAAGGCGATGCTCGATTTCCATTCATCGCCGCAATTGGAGAATCTATAAGGGAAGAAACCCTCAACCTGGCAGGCAGTTCCAGCCCTGAAGAGGGTAGTACTGGCGACGATGCTATCAACTTGAATTTCTTTGAGTTTGGGAGTCAGCAGTTGGATGACATATTGGAGATGGAGACGGAGCATACATTGGATGCGGATCAATCTCAACATCTAGGGATGGGTGCATCGCGCTCTGGGAAAGAGAGGGCTGATGACGTTGGTTTTGGTCATGGTGGATTTCAGTCTATATACACTTCATTGTTGCGAGACACTGTTGCTTGA
- a CDS encoding uncharacterized protein (predicted protein), with product MYTIISYATLFLFTFQVYGSNSATDSSNPVPWDSLDLGSIFEDIFGSLIPDGTTNSTSENVGNAIDGIIGLFSTTLVKDVVSSITHMADLFDNQTSFQTKSLIQIGTNELTNETINEVTSLLDSANVLLTADNVESINNLLEEASPLLTEDFLNEINNLLNNTSTLLNFPLSTKPNHSSLRSTRCYPIYPPILPL from the coding sequence ATGTATACCATCATTTCATACgccactctcttcctttttacctTCCAGGTTTACGGATCCAATTCAGCAACAGACAGCTCCAACCCAGTTCCTTGGGATAGTCTTGATCTGGGCAgcatcttcgaagatattTTTGGTAGTCTGATACCAGACGGAACAACAAACAGCACCTCGGAAAACGTTGGGAATGCCATCGATGGCATCATAGGCTTATTCTCAACGACCCTTGTCAAGGATGTCGTTTCATCAATCACTCACATGGCGGACCTCTTTGACAACCAAACATCGTTTCAGACGAAATCACTTATCCAGATAGGGACCAACGAGCTTACCAATGAGACCATCAATGAGGTGACGAGCCTATTGGATAGTGCAAATGTCCTCCTCACTGCCGACAATGTCGAGTCAATCAACAATCTACTTGAGGAAGCATCCCCTCTGCTCACGGAGGACTTCCTTAATGAGATAaacaaccttctcaacaatACTAGCACGCTCCTGAATTTTCCTTTGTCAACGAAACCAAATCACTCATCACTCAGGTCGACCCGCTGTTATCCGATCTATCCTCCAATTCTTCCGCTTTAA